CGGTCCCGTTGCTCAACAGCGCAGTGAGCTGCGCCAGATCGGCCGCGGCCGGTGGTCCCAGGTCTTCCAGCACGCCGCTGGCAAGCTGCCGGACGGCTTCACTCGCATCGCCGCTCGCCTCGACGAGGGCCACGGCCGCCGCTTGCAGATGCGGCGAGCGCATGAGCTGCTCGATGGCCGCCGTGCGGCGCGACTCGGCATCGGCGCGCAATTGGTCGATCCAAGGCTTGATCTGTGCCGCCGGGTCCATCGATGCGCTCCCCTGCGAAAACAGCCGCCCCGCTGGCAATGGCACGCAACTCAGCGCCGCTCGATCCAGCCATGCGCGATCATCCAGTTGGCCGCCAGCTCGGGCCACACGGCCAACGCGGCATCCTGGACGCCCAAGCCGAACCCGTGCGGGCCGTGATCGAAAATGTGCAGTTCGCAATCGACCCCTGCACGGCGCATCGCCAGGTAGAACAGCACACTGTTCTCAGGCGGCACCGGCGCGTCGGTCGAAGAGTGCACCAGAAAGGCCGGCGGCGTCTGGGGGGTCACCTGTAGCTCGTTGGAAAACAGCTTGACGAGTTCCTCGGAAGGGTTGTCGCCGAGCAGATTCTTCCGCGAACCGGCGTGTACGAACTCGGTCGTGAACGAGACGACGGGGTATCCGAGGAACACGAAATCGGGCCGGCAGCTCTGCTTGTCGACTGCGTCGGAGGACTGTTCGTCCCCGCGATCGAAATGCGTGGCGGCGCTCGAAACGAGGTGGCCCCCGGCCGAAAACCCGATCATCCCGATGCGGTCAGGCTTGACGCCCCAGGCCTCGGCCTGCGAACGCACAAAGCGCACGGCACGCTGCGCGTCGGCGAGCGGCGCGGGGTGGTGGTAGCGCGGGGCCAGGCGATAGCGCAGCAAGGCCGCAGTCACACCGTGCCGATTGAGCCATTCGGCAATCTGCACTCCCTCATGATCGACTGCCAGATGGGCATAACCGCCGCCCGGACAGACGATCACCGCGCACGGTTGGCGCGCGTCACGTTCGGGGCGATAGATCGTCAGGCTCGGACGATCCACTTCTTCCTCGCCCACGGCGCCCGGAGCGCCTTGCGGCCACAGTAACATTTGCTCGGGATCGTCGGCCACAGCCGGCCGCACCCCAGGCGCACCACACATGGCCAATAGACCGACGATCACACCACGACGCCAAACCAGCGGCAACGACCAGCGCATAGCATTTCTCGGGTTGCAGGCTCGAAAGCGGGAACTCCCCCGGCCGGCAACATCATGCCACTGGGCAGCACGCGAAACAACGGCGGCGTCCCGACGAGCCAGGCGGCCGACCGAAGAATTCCCCGGGCCGGCTAACCGGGGTATTTGAGCGCCACGACCCGCCCGCGCGAGGTCTCCTCGATGGCGACCTTGTCTTCGCGAGCCAGCCAGCCGAGGGCTTGCATCACGAGATCGCGTGGTGCGCCGACCTCTTTGATGAGCTTGTTGAAGCTGAGCGGGCCATGATCCGCCAGCGTGCGCCACACCGTTCCCGAAGTCTCGCCGATCTGTTGAACGGCTCCCTCGACGATATCAGTCGCCATGCATGCGCCCTCCGTAGACCGCAAAGGTGGCCGCGGCGCGTCGTGCGGGTGTGCCGCTGGTCCGGCAATATACCTGCATGGGAAATCGACCGACAAGTCGAAGACCGCCGCTCGCAAGGTGCGGCGGTAGCGCCGGCCAAATTGCAAAAAAAGAAGGGTCCGCCTGGCGTCGGAGGAATGCCAGGCGGACCCTTGGCCGTGAAAAGATGGCCCCAGCCCGTTGTGGGCGTGGTCGCCGGTTGCGCGGCGACGGGCGACTAAGATTCACGGAAACGCCACCGGCAAAGGCGGCGCGGGTCGAGCAAGCAGCGCGTTGCGGGCTACGCCAGATCGACCCTCTCGTTGCTGAAGATGGATTGCAGTTCCCGTGCCATGCAGGCTTCGAGTCCGGCCCCGTGGACGGCTGTTGCCGGCTAAAGCCCGCTGGAGGAATGTCTTGCGGCCCGTTGGCCCGCGTGACAGCACGCGTTTCGTCGCGCGCGAACCGATGTAGTTCTTGCAACGCACTACACGCGTCAGGCTCGCAGCCACGGCCGCGGGCGAAATCGGGGAATTTTCGCCCGCGGCGGCACACCGGCCGCGCCCGCTACGCGAACGCGACCAAATCGCGTAAAACTCGCTCTCCGTGGCTGCCCGGCAAGTTGGCGTGCCGGCACGAGGCGGCCTCCCGTTGAAGCGATCGGATCGACCTATGCAGTCTTACAAAATTGCGGTTTATCCCGGCGACGGGATTGGAAAAGAAGTCACCCCCGAGGCGCTGCGCGTGTTGCATCGCGCGGCCGAATTGGCGGGCACTTTCAATCTGGAAACCACCGAGCTCCCCTGGGGCGCAGACTACTACGCGCAGACGGGGCAGGTCGCGCCTGCCAACTTTCTCGACGTCTTGCGCCCGTTCTCGGCGATTTACCTGGGGGCCGTCGGCTGGCCGGCGACGCTTCCCGATCACGTGACGCTGGCCCCCTTGGTGCGCATCCGCCAGGCGTTCGATCAGTACGCCTGTCTGCGGCCGGTCAAGCTCTATCCCGGCGTGCGCAGCGTGTTGGCCGGCAAGGGGCCCGAACACATCGACTTCGTCGTGATCCGCGAAAACAGCGAAGGGGAGTACGTCGACTCGGGCAGCCGGTTCCGCGTCGGGCAGCCCGATGAGACGGCCCTGCAAACGGCCATTCACACCCGTCGCGGCGTCGAACGTATCGTGCGCTTCGGCTTCGAAACGGCGCGTCGCCGGCGAAAGCGGCTGACGATGGTGACCAAGAGCAACGCCCTGCGCTATGCCTTCACGCTGTGGGACGAGGTCCTCGAACAACTGCGGCCCGAGTATCCGGACATCGAGGCCGACAAGCAGCACGCCGACGCATGCGCGATGAACTTCGTCCGCCAGCCCGAGACGTTCGACGTGGTCGTGGCGTCGAATCTGTTCGGCGATCTGCTCACCGATCTGGGCGGAATCATCGCCGGCGGCCTGGGCCTGGCGCCGAGCACGAACACCAATCCGGAGCGGCGGTTCCCCTCGATGTTCGAACCGGTGCACGGCTCGGCGCCGGATATTGCCGGACGGGGCATCGCCAATCCCGTGGCGATGATCCTGAGCGGCGCCTTGATGCTCGATTGGCTCGAACAGCCCGCCACCGCCGACAAGGTACGAGCCGCGGTCGCTGGAGCCCTCGCGGCCGGCGAGACGACCGGCGACTTGGGCGGACGGCTGACGACGGCTCAGGCGACCGACGCCGTGCTGAAACGCCTGGGTTGAGTTGGCTGCGGCGTTAAGCCCGGCGCCTGCGCCGCCGTTGGACCACCCCCAAGGTGATCACGCCCGTCGCCAGGAGCACATAGCTCGACGGCTCAGGGACGGCGATGGGCGCGTAGCCGCCGCGGGTGATCTTCACATAGTCGAGATCGCCGACAAACGACCGGGCCAGGTTCGACCATTCGCCGATGATGATGTCTTCGTCGTTGAACAAGAACGACAGATCGTCGTCGCGAAAGGTCGTCAACTGATCGTTGATGTAGAGCTTCAACAGGTGCTCGTTGGCATCGCGCACGGCGTTGACCTTGTACCACTCGCCGTCCGACAGGCCTTCGCCGGCGAGCAGCGTACGCGTGCGGTTGGCGACGTCGCGCAAGACGAACCGCAGTTGTCCATTGTCGACCTGCAGCACCCAGTACGATCCGCTCAGATCAGCTTTGCCGCTGCCGATGATCACGCCGCCGCCGCTGAACCCCCCGGTGCCATGCGACGTGGTGCGGAACATGGCCTCGATCGAAAACGAGTCGTAGAAGTCGAAAAACAGCGACGCGTCCTCTTTTTCGATGACCACCCGAT
This region of Pirellulales bacterium genomic DNA includes:
- a CDS encoding winged helix-turn-helix domain-containing protein codes for the protein MATDIVEGAVQQIGETSGTVWRTLADHGPLSFNKLIKEVGAPRDLVMQALGWLAREDKVAIEETSRGRVVALKYPG
- a CDS encoding alpha/beta hydrolase, yielding MRWSLPLVWRRGVIVGLLAMCGAPGVRPAVADDPEQMLLWPQGAPGAVGEEEVDRPSLTIYRPERDARQPCAVIVCPGGGYAHLAVDHEGVQIAEWLNRHGVTAALLRYRLAPRYHHPAPLADAQRAVRFVRSQAEAWGVKPDRIGMIGFSAGGHLVSSAATHFDRGDEQSSDAVDKQSCRPDFVFLGYPVVSFTTEFVHAGSRKNLLGDNPSEELVKLFSNELQVTPQTPPAFLVHSSTDAPVPPENSVLFYLAMRRAGVDCELHIFDHGPHGFGLGVQDAALAVWPELAANWMIAHGWIERR
- a CDS encoding tartrate dehydrogenase; its protein translation is MQSYKIAVYPGDGIGKEVTPEALRVLHRAAELAGTFNLETTELPWGADYYAQTGQVAPANFLDVLRPFSAIYLGAVGWPATLPDHVTLAPLVRIRQAFDQYACLRPVKLYPGVRSVLAGKGPEHIDFVVIRENSEGEYVDSGSRFRVGQPDETALQTAIHTRRGVERIVRFGFETARRRRKRLTMVTKSNALRYAFTLWDEVLEQLRPEYPDIEADKQHADACAMNFVRQPETFDVVVASNLFGDLLTDLGGIIAGGLGLAPSTNTNPERRFPSMFEPVHGSAPDIAGRGIANPVAMILSGALMLDWLEQPATADKVRAAVAGALAAGETTGDLGGRLTTAQATDAVLKRLG